In Monodelphis domestica isolate mMonDom1 chromosome 4, mMonDom1.pri, whole genome shotgun sequence, one DNA window encodes the following:
- the LOC103093200 gene encoding uncharacterized protein LOC103093200 isoform X2 → MGRKKKTLHEYAAEFTDLGVKQQLLEHSESGGTSVVEILYCKSCELPMRVRRDRILEHLSSGRHYRNRRLVKQHGGHTPVLVPAASELSSGLPVQVDPPPALLSQPSCVLPGAPCITSASTSTSTSASMVPSPPSYHKALFPAHPSATSSTTSTVPVRKDQTPSTSTNHTSPFMTLHGRSPIVPSKQTSQRLVISEASNSVASGSGAGWFHSNGALGSSLGLALFGVGYGNKALFQSLVEESRCCLLYIVEDQLSDVEQAFRSDYLVNTRVLREQDADIVLNDQRVSGVVICSPPEAASEIVMDALRAGKGVFCEKLPTLDRQIAEMCFDEANRCGKPLVCGFYKRFDPALQFLYQKVRESHALGRIHRIAVVSSLYPAASLSLLRKSGGIFYNAAVHDMDIITLLLGESIPDTVFSLGHAFCSGLHPLWLLDAGFPRKVLMLLCVQPWPKVTASFCPDVASLDDVDSAMISMKFPSGAIVSLDVSQHCTRSCDQRVEVHGSQGTLRVDNQNPLGIIEHGTSVSVYSHTHADRYQEAYRRLFRHFLRALKGKEPPVIPKEQFLWSIQLAAAAEQSWRDGSAVDLRNEGRDTDAVTSIIKTEIL, encoded by the exons atggGCCGAAAGAAGAAGACTTTACATGAGTATGCAGCTGAGTTCACAGACCTAGGGGTAAAACAGCAACTGCTTGAACACAGTGAGTCTGGTGGCACCTCTGTGGTGGAGATTCTCTACTGCAAATCCTGTGAGCTGCCCATGAGGGTAAGGAGGGACCGCATCCTGGAGCACCTGTCCTCTGGCAGGCATTACAGGAACCGTCGGCTAGTTAAGCAGCATGGAGGCCACACTCCTGTCCTCGT ACCTGCAGCCTCAGAACTCAGTAGTGGCCTCCCTGTCCAAGTTGATCCTCCTCCAGCCTTGCTTTCTCAGCCTTCCTGTGTTTTACCAGGTGCTCCCTGCATCACCAGTGCCAGTACCAGTACCAGTACCAGTGCCAGCATGGTGCCTTCGCCTCCTTCCTACCACAAAGCTTTGTTTCCTGCCCACCCCAGTGCCACCAGCTCCACAACCAGCACTGTGCCTGTCAGAAAAGACCAAACTCCATCTACCTCCACCAACCACACTTCTCCATTCATGACTCTTCATGGGAGAAGCCCAATAGTCCCCTCAAAACAGACTAGCCAAAGGCTTGTTATTTCAGAAGCATCCAACAGTGTGGCTTCTGGAAGTGGAGCAGGATGGTTTCATAGCAATGGGGCCTTGGGAAGCAgccttggcctggctctctttggGGTAGGGTATGGGAACAAGGCCTTGTTTCAGAGCTTAGTGGAAGAAAGCAGGTGTTGCTTGCTTTACATTGTTGAAGATCAGCTGTCTGATGTTGAGCAGGCCTTCAGATCTGACTATTTGGTGAACACCCGGGTGCTTCGAGAGCAAGATGCCGACATTGTACTTAATGATCAGCG GGTCTCTGGAGTTGTTATCTGTTCACCCCCTGAAGCAGCTTCTGAAATAGTGATGGATGCTTTGAGAGCAG GGAAAGGTGTGTTTTGCGAGAAACTTCCTACTTTGGATAGACAAATTGCTGAGATGTGTTTCGATGAAGCTAACAGATGTGGGAAACCATTAGTCTGTGGATTCTACAA GCGTTTTGATCCAGCTTTACAATTCTTGTACCAGAAAGTCCGTGAGAGCCACGCACTAGGGAGGATACATCGGATAGCTGTTGTTAGCAGCCTCTATCCGGCAGCTTCTCTCAGTTTACTAAGGAAGTCAG GAGGGATTTTTTATAATGCTGCTGTACATGACATGGACATCATTACTCTCTTGTTGGGAGAAAGCATTCCAGATACAGTCTTTTCCTTGGGACATGCATTCTGCTCAG GCTTACATCCACTTTGGCTGCTTGATGCTGGGTTTCCAAGAAAAGTCCTGATGCTTCTGTGCGTTCAGCCTTGGCCTAAAGTGACGGCCTCCTTTTGTCCAGATGTGGCCTCTTTGGACGACGTCGACAGCGCCATGATCAGCATGAAGTTTCCTAGCGGGGCCATCGTTAGCCTGGACGTCAGTCAGCACTGCACCAGAAGCTGCGATCAGAGAGTGGAG GTCCATGGGTCTCAAGGAACATTACGGGTCGATAATCAGAACCCCCTGGGGATTATTGAGCATGGAACCTCTGTGTCCGTGTACTCACACACGCATGCCGATCGGTACCAAGAAGCATATAGAAGACTCTTTCGACACTTTCTCAGAGCCCTTAAAG GAAAAGAACCCCCAGTCATCCCCAAAGAGCAGTTTCTCTGGAGCATTCAATTGGCTGCAGCAGCTGAGCAGTCCTGGCGGGATGGGTCGGCTGTCGACCTACGCAATGAAGGGCGAGACACAGATGCTGTGACATCGATTATTAAGACTGAAATACTGTGA
- the LOC103093200 gene encoding uncharacterized protein LOC103093200 isoform X3, translating into MGRKKKTLHEYAAEFTDLGVKQQLLEHSESGGTSVVEILYCKSCELPMRVRRDRILEHLSSGRHYRNRRLVKQHGGHTPVLVPAASELSSGLPVQVDPPPALLSQPSCVLPGAPCITSASTSTSTSASMVPSPPSYHKALFPAHPSATSSTTSTVPVRKDQTPSTSTNHTSPFMTLHGRSPIVPSKQTSQRLVISEASNSVASGSGAGWFHSNGALGSSLGLALFGVGYGNKALFQSLVEESRCCLLYIVEDQLSDVEQAFRSDYLVNTRVLREQDADIVLNDQRVSGVVICSPPEAASEIVMDALRAGKGVFCEKLPTLDRQIAEMCFDEANRCGKPLVCGFYKRFDPALQFLYQKVRESHALGRIHRIAVVSSLYPAASLSLLRKSGGIFYNAAVHDMDIITLLLGESIPDTVFSLGHAFCSDLWRLSSRQRGQALLIWGWCWWDQSHVLEDSHENHLSQGCSAQLQNYVASLDDVDSAMISMKFPSGAIVSLDVSQHCTRSCDQRVEVHGSQGTLRVDNQNPLGIIEHGTSVSVYSHTHADRYQEAYRRLFRHFLRALKVLSLDVDSIFLIRPSELSWIIASPLMEKSITSYCTTV; encoded by the exons atggGCCGAAAGAAGAAGACTTTACATGAGTATGCAGCTGAGTTCACAGACCTAGGGGTAAAACAGCAACTGCTTGAACACAGTGAGTCTGGTGGCACCTCTGTGGTGGAGATTCTCTACTGCAAATCCTGTGAGCTGCCCATGAGGGTAAGGAGGGACCGCATCCTGGAGCACCTGTCCTCTGGCAGGCATTACAGGAACCGTCGGCTAGTTAAGCAGCATGGAGGCCACACTCCTGTCCTCGT ACCTGCAGCCTCAGAACTCAGTAGTGGCCTCCCTGTCCAAGTTGATCCTCCTCCAGCCTTGCTTTCTCAGCCTTCCTGTGTTTTACCAGGTGCTCCCTGCATCACCAGTGCCAGTACCAGTACCAGTACCAGTGCCAGCATGGTGCCTTCGCCTCCTTCCTACCACAAAGCTTTGTTTCCTGCCCACCCCAGTGCCACCAGCTCCACAACCAGCACTGTGCCTGTCAGAAAAGACCAAACTCCATCTACCTCCACCAACCACACTTCTCCATTCATGACTCTTCATGGGAGAAGCCCAATAGTCCCCTCAAAACAGACTAGCCAAAGGCTTGTTATTTCAGAAGCATCCAACAGTGTGGCTTCTGGAAGTGGAGCAGGATGGTTTCATAGCAATGGGGCCTTGGGAAGCAgccttggcctggctctctttggGGTAGGGTATGGGAACAAGGCCTTGTTTCAGAGCTTAGTGGAAGAAAGCAGGTGTTGCTTGCTTTACATTGTTGAAGATCAGCTGTCTGATGTTGAGCAGGCCTTCAGATCTGACTATTTGGTGAACACCCGGGTGCTTCGAGAGCAAGATGCCGACATTGTACTTAATGATCAGCG GGTCTCTGGAGTTGTTATCTGTTCACCCCCTGAAGCAGCTTCTGAAATAGTGATGGATGCTTTGAGAGCAG GGAAAGGTGTGTTTTGCGAGAAACTTCCTACTTTGGATAGACAAATTGCTGAGATGTGTTTCGATGAAGCTAACAGATGTGGGAAACCATTAGTCTGTGGATTCTACAA GCGTTTTGATCCAGCTTTACAATTCTTGTACCAGAAAGTCCGTGAGAGCCACGCACTAGGGAGGATACATCGGATAGCTGTTGTTAGCAGCCTCTATCCGGCAGCTTCTCTCAGTTTACTAAGGAAGTCAG GAGGGATTTTTTATAATGCTGCTGTACATGACATGGACATCATTACTCTCTTGTTGGGAGAAAGCATTCCAGATACAGTCTTTTCCTTGGGACATGCATTCTGCTCAG ACTTGTGGCGTCTCTCATCCAGGCAGAGAGGCCAGGCTCTCCTCATTTGGGGCTGGTGTTGGTGGGACCAGTCACATGTACTGGAAGATTCCCATGAGAACCATCTGTCCCAAGGATGCAGTGCCCAGCTACAGAATT ATGTGGCCTCTTTGGACGACGTCGACAGCGCCATGATCAGCATGAAGTTTCCTAGCGGGGCCATCGTTAGCCTGGACGTCAGTCAGCACTGCACCAGAAGCTGCGATCAGAGAGTGGAG GTCCATGGGTCTCAAGGAACATTACGGGTCGATAATCAGAACCCCCTGGGGATTATTGAGCATGGAACCTCTGTGTCCGTGTACTCACACACGCATGCCGATCGGTACCAAGAAGCATATAGAAGACTCTTTCGACACTTTCTCAGAGCCCTTAAAG ttctttctctggatgtggatagcatctttctcataaggccctcagaattgtcctggatcattgcatcgccactaatggagaagtccattacatcttattgtaccacagtataa
- the LOC103093200 gene encoding uncharacterized protein LOC103093200 isoform X5 has protein sequence MGRKKKTLHEYAAEFTDLGVKQQLLEHSESGGTSVVEILYCKSCELPMRVRRDRILEHLSSGRHYRNRRLVKQHGGHTPVLVPAASELSSGLPVQVDPPPALLSQPSCVLPGAPCITSASTSTSTSASMVPSPPSYHKALFPAHPSATSSTTSTVPVRKDQTPSTSTNHTSPFMTLHGRSPIVPSKQTSQRLVISEASNSVASGSGAGWFHSNGALGSSLGLALFGVGYGNKALFQSLVEESRCCLLYIVEDQLSDVEQAFRSDYLVNTRVLREQDADIVLNDQRVSGVVICSPPEAASEIVMDALRAGKGVFCEKLPTLDRQIAEMCFDEANRCGKPLVCGFYKRFDPALQFLYQKVRESHALGRIHRIAVVSSLYPAASLSLLRKSDVASLDDVDSAMISMKFPSGAIVSLDVSQHCTRSCDQRVEVHGSQGTLRVDNQNPLGIIEHGTSVSVYSHTHADRYQEAYRRLFRHFLRALKGKEPPVIPKEQFLWSIQLAAAAEQSWRDGSAVDLRNEGRDTDAVTSIIKTEIL, from the exons atggGCCGAAAGAAGAAGACTTTACATGAGTATGCAGCTGAGTTCACAGACCTAGGGGTAAAACAGCAACTGCTTGAACACAGTGAGTCTGGTGGCACCTCTGTGGTGGAGATTCTCTACTGCAAATCCTGTGAGCTGCCCATGAGGGTAAGGAGGGACCGCATCCTGGAGCACCTGTCCTCTGGCAGGCATTACAGGAACCGTCGGCTAGTTAAGCAGCATGGAGGCCACACTCCTGTCCTCGT ACCTGCAGCCTCAGAACTCAGTAGTGGCCTCCCTGTCCAAGTTGATCCTCCTCCAGCCTTGCTTTCTCAGCCTTCCTGTGTTTTACCAGGTGCTCCCTGCATCACCAGTGCCAGTACCAGTACCAGTACCAGTGCCAGCATGGTGCCTTCGCCTCCTTCCTACCACAAAGCTTTGTTTCCTGCCCACCCCAGTGCCACCAGCTCCACAACCAGCACTGTGCCTGTCAGAAAAGACCAAACTCCATCTACCTCCACCAACCACACTTCTCCATTCATGACTCTTCATGGGAGAAGCCCAATAGTCCCCTCAAAACAGACTAGCCAAAGGCTTGTTATTTCAGAAGCATCCAACAGTGTGGCTTCTGGAAGTGGAGCAGGATGGTTTCATAGCAATGGGGCCTTGGGAAGCAgccttggcctggctctctttggGGTAGGGTATGGGAACAAGGCCTTGTTTCAGAGCTTAGTGGAAGAAAGCAGGTGTTGCTTGCTTTACATTGTTGAAGATCAGCTGTCTGATGTTGAGCAGGCCTTCAGATCTGACTATTTGGTGAACACCCGGGTGCTTCGAGAGCAAGATGCCGACATTGTACTTAATGATCAGCG GGTCTCTGGAGTTGTTATCTGTTCACCCCCTGAAGCAGCTTCTGAAATAGTGATGGATGCTTTGAGAGCAG GGAAAGGTGTGTTTTGCGAGAAACTTCCTACTTTGGATAGACAAATTGCTGAGATGTGTTTCGATGAAGCTAACAGATGTGGGAAACCATTAGTCTGTGGATTCTACAA GCGTTTTGATCCAGCTTTACAATTCTTGTACCAGAAAGTCCGTGAGAGCCACGCACTAGGGAGGATACATCGGATAGCTGTTGTTAGCAGCCTCTATCCGGCAGCTTCTCTCAGTTTACTAAGGAAGTCAG ATGTGGCCTCTTTGGACGACGTCGACAGCGCCATGATCAGCATGAAGTTTCCTAGCGGGGCCATCGTTAGCCTGGACGTCAGTCAGCACTGCACCAGAAGCTGCGATCAGAGAGTGGAG GTCCATGGGTCTCAAGGAACATTACGGGTCGATAATCAGAACCCCCTGGGGATTATTGAGCATGGAACCTCTGTGTCCGTGTACTCACACACGCATGCCGATCGGTACCAAGAAGCATATAGAAGACTCTTTCGACACTTTCTCAGAGCCCTTAAAG GAAAAGAACCCCCAGTCATCCCCAAAGAGCAGTTTCTCTGGAGCATTCAATTGGCTGCAGCAGCTGAGCAGTCCTGGCGGGATGGGTCGGCTGTCGACCTACGCAATGAAGGGCGAGACACAGATGCTGTGACATCGATTATTAAGACTGAAATACTGTGA
- the LOC103093200 gene encoding uncharacterized protein LOC103093200 isoform X1, with amino-acid sequence MGRKKKTLHEYAAEFTDLGVKQQLLEHSESGGTSVVEILYCKSCELPMRVRRDRILEHLSSGRHYRNRRLVKQHGGHTPVLVPAASELSSGLPVQVDPPPALLSQPSCVLPGAPCITSASTSTSTSASMVPSPPSYHKALFPAHPSATSSTTSTVPVRKDQTPSTSTNHTSPFMTLHGRSPIVPSKQTSQRLVISEASNSVASGSGAGWFHSNGALGSSLGLALFGVGYGNKALFQSLVEESRCCLLYIVEDQLSDVEQAFRSDYLVNTRVLREQDADIVLNDQRVSGVVICSPPEAASEIVMDALRAGKGVFCEKLPTLDRQIAEMCFDEANRCGKPLVCGFYKRFDPALQFLYQKVRESHALGRIHRIAVVSSLYPAASLSLLRKSGGIFYNAAVHDMDIITLLLGESIPDTVFSLGHAFCSDLWRLSSRQRGQALLIWGWCWWDQSHVLEDSHENHLSQGCSAQLQNYVASLDDVDSAMISMKFPSGAIVSLDVSQHCTRSCDQRVEVHGSQGTLRVDNQNPLGIIEHGTSVSVYSHTHADRYQEAYRRLFRHFLRALKGKEPPVIPKEQFLWSIQLAAAAEQSWRDGSAVDLRNEGRDTDAVTSIIKTEIL; translated from the exons atggGCCGAAAGAAGAAGACTTTACATGAGTATGCAGCTGAGTTCACAGACCTAGGGGTAAAACAGCAACTGCTTGAACACAGTGAGTCTGGTGGCACCTCTGTGGTGGAGATTCTCTACTGCAAATCCTGTGAGCTGCCCATGAGGGTAAGGAGGGACCGCATCCTGGAGCACCTGTCCTCTGGCAGGCATTACAGGAACCGTCGGCTAGTTAAGCAGCATGGAGGCCACACTCCTGTCCTCGT ACCTGCAGCCTCAGAACTCAGTAGTGGCCTCCCTGTCCAAGTTGATCCTCCTCCAGCCTTGCTTTCTCAGCCTTCCTGTGTTTTACCAGGTGCTCCCTGCATCACCAGTGCCAGTACCAGTACCAGTACCAGTGCCAGCATGGTGCCTTCGCCTCCTTCCTACCACAAAGCTTTGTTTCCTGCCCACCCCAGTGCCACCAGCTCCACAACCAGCACTGTGCCTGTCAGAAAAGACCAAACTCCATCTACCTCCACCAACCACACTTCTCCATTCATGACTCTTCATGGGAGAAGCCCAATAGTCCCCTCAAAACAGACTAGCCAAAGGCTTGTTATTTCAGAAGCATCCAACAGTGTGGCTTCTGGAAGTGGAGCAGGATGGTTTCATAGCAATGGGGCCTTGGGAAGCAgccttggcctggctctctttggGGTAGGGTATGGGAACAAGGCCTTGTTTCAGAGCTTAGTGGAAGAAAGCAGGTGTTGCTTGCTTTACATTGTTGAAGATCAGCTGTCTGATGTTGAGCAGGCCTTCAGATCTGACTATTTGGTGAACACCCGGGTGCTTCGAGAGCAAGATGCCGACATTGTACTTAATGATCAGCG GGTCTCTGGAGTTGTTATCTGTTCACCCCCTGAAGCAGCTTCTGAAATAGTGATGGATGCTTTGAGAGCAG GGAAAGGTGTGTTTTGCGAGAAACTTCCTACTTTGGATAGACAAATTGCTGAGATGTGTTTCGATGAAGCTAACAGATGTGGGAAACCATTAGTCTGTGGATTCTACAA GCGTTTTGATCCAGCTTTACAATTCTTGTACCAGAAAGTCCGTGAGAGCCACGCACTAGGGAGGATACATCGGATAGCTGTTGTTAGCAGCCTCTATCCGGCAGCTTCTCTCAGTTTACTAAGGAAGTCAG GAGGGATTTTTTATAATGCTGCTGTACATGACATGGACATCATTACTCTCTTGTTGGGAGAAAGCATTCCAGATACAGTCTTTTCCTTGGGACATGCATTCTGCTCAG ACTTGTGGCGTCTCTCATCCAGGCAGAGAGGCCAGGCTCTCCTCATTTGGGGCTGGTGTTGGTGGGACCAGTCACATGTACTGGAAGATTCCCATGAGAACCATCTGTCCCAAGGATGCAGTGCCCAGCTACAGAATT ATGTGGCCTCTTTGGACGACGTCGACAGCGCCATGATCAGCATGAAGTTTCCTAGCGGGGCCATCGTTAGCCTGGACGTCAGTCAGCACTGCACCAGAAGCTGCGATCAGAGAGTGGAG GTCCATGGGTCTCAAGGAACATTACGGGTCGATAATCAGAACCCCCTGGGGATTATTGAGCATGGAACCTCTGTGTCCGTGTACTCACACACGCATGCCGATCGGTACCAAGAAGCATATAGAAGACTCTTTCGACACTTTCTCAGAGCCCTTAAAG GAAAAGAACCCCCAGTCATCCCCAAAGAGCAGTTTCTCTGGAGCATTCAATTGGCTGCAGCAGCTGAGCAGTCCTGGCGGGATGGGTCGGCTGTCGACCTACGCAATGAAGGGCGAGACACAGATGCTGTGACATCGATTATTAAGACTGAAATACTGTGA
- the LOC103093200 gene encoding uncharacterized protein LOC103093200 isoform X4, with protein MGRKKKTLHEYAAEFTDLGVKQQLLEHSESGGTSVVEILYCKSCELPMRVRRDRILEHLSSGRHYRNRRLVKQHGGHTPVLVPAASELSSGLPVQVDPPPALLSQPSCVLPGAPCITSASTSTSTSASMVPSPPSYHKALFPAHPSATSSTTSTVPVRKDQTPSTSTNHTSPFMTLHGRSPIVPSKQTSQRLVISEASNSVASGSGAGWFHSNGALGSSLGLALFGVGYGNKALFQSLVEESRCCLLYIVEDQLSDVEQAFRSDYLVNTRVLREQDADIVLNDQRVSGVVICSPPEAASEIVMDALRAGKGVFCEKLPTLDRQIAEMCFDEANRCGKPLVCGFYKRFDPALQFLYQKVRESHALGRIHRIAVVSSLYPAASLSLLRKSGGIFYNAAVHDMDIITLLLGESIPDTVFSLGHAFCSDVASLDDVDSAMISMKFPSGAIVSLDVSQHCTRSCDQRVEVHGSQGTLRVDNQNPLGIIEHGTSVSVYSHTHADRYQEAYRRLFRHFLRALKGKEPPVIPKEQFLWSIQLAAAAEQSWRDGSAVDLRNEGRDTDAVTSIIKTEIL; from the exons atggGCCGAAAGAAGAAGACTTTACATGAGTATGCAGCTGAGTTCACAGACCTAGGGGTAAAACAGCAACTGCTTGAACACAGTGAGTCTGGTGGCACCTCTGTGGTGGAGATTCTCTACTGCAAATCCTGTGAGCTGCCCATGAGGGTAAGGAGGGACCGCATCCTGGAGCACCTGTCCTCTGGCAGGCATTACAGGAACCGTCGGCTAGTTAAGCAGCATGGAGGCCACACTCCTGTCCTCGT ACCTGCAGCCTCAGAACTCAGTAGTGGCCTCCCTGTCCAAGTTGATCCTCCTCCAGCCTTGCTTTCTCAGCCTTCCTGTGTTTTACCAGGTGCTCCCTGCATCACCAGTGCCAGTACCAGTACCAGTACCAGTGCCAGCATGGTGCCTTCGCCTCCTTCCTACCACAAAGCTTTGTTTCCTGCCCACCCCAGTGCCACCAGCTCCACAACCAGCACTGTGCCTGTCAGAAAAGACCAAACTCCATCTACCTCCACCAACCACACTTCTCCATTCATGACTCTTCATGGGAGAAGCCCAATAGTCCCCTCAAAACAGACTAGCCAAAGGCTTGTTATTTCAGAAGCATCCAACAGTGTGGCTTCTGGAAGTGGAGCAGGATGGTTTCATAGCAATGGGGCCTTGGGAAGCAgccttggcctggctctctttggGGTAGGGTATGGGAACAAGGCCTTGTTTCAGAGCTTAGTGGAAGAAAGCAGGTGTTGCTTGCTTTACATTGTTGAAGATCAGCTGTCTGATGTTGAGCAGGCCTTCAGATCTGACTATTTGGTGAACACCCGGGTGCTTCGAGAGCAAGATGCCGACATTGTACTTAATGATCAGCG GGTCTCTGGAGTTGTTATCTGTTCACCCCCTGAAGCAGCTTCTGAAATAGTGATGGATGCTTTGAGAGCAG GGAAAGGTGTGTTTTGCGAGAAACTTCCTACTTTGGATAGACAAATTGCTGAGATGTGTTTCGATGAAGCTAACAGATGTGGGAAACCATTAGTCTGTGGATTCTACAA GCGTTTTGATCCAGCTTTACAATTCTTGTACCAGAAAGTCCGTGAGAGCCACGCACTAGGGAGGATACATCGGATAGCTGTTGTTAGCAGCCTCTATCCGGCAGCTTCTCTCAGTTTACTAAGGAAGTCAG GAGGGATTTTTTATAATGCTGCTGTACATGACATGGACATCATTACTCTCTTGTTGGGAGAAAGCATTCCAGATACAGTCTTTTCCTTGGGACATGCATTCTGCTCAG ATGTGGCCTCTTTGGACGACGTCGACAGCGCCATGATCAGCATGAAGTTTCCTAGCGGGGCCATCGTTAGCCTGGACGTCAGTCAGCACTGCACCAGAAGCTGCGATCAGAGAGTGGAG GTCCATGGGTCTCAAGGAACATTACGGGTCGATAATCAGAACCCCCTGGGGATTATTGAGCATGGAACCTCTGTGTCCGTGTACTCACACACGCATGCCGATCGGTACCAAGAAGCATATAGAAGACTCTTTCGACACTTTCTCAGAGCCCTTAAAG GAAAAGAACCCCCAGTCATCCCCAAAGAGCAGTTTCTCTGGAGCATTCAATTGGCTGCAGCAGCTGAGCAGTCCTGGCGGGATGGGTCGGCTGTCGACCTACGCAATGAAGGGCGAGACACAGATGCTGTGACATCGATTATTAAGACTGAAATACTGTGA
- the LOC103093200 gene encoding myo-inositol 2-dehydrogenase-like isoform X6, whose protein sequence is MVPSPPSYHKALFPAHPSATSSTTSTVPVRKDQTPSTSTNHTSPFMTLHGRSPIVPSKQTSQRLVISEASNSVASGSGAGWFHSNGALGSSLGLALFGVGYGNKALFQSLVEESRCCLLYIVEDQLSDVEQAFRSDYLVNTRVLREQDADIVLNDQRVSGVVICSPPEAASEIVMDALRAGKGVFCEKLPTLDRQIAEMCFDEANRCGKPLVCGFYKRFDPALQFLYQKVRESHALGRIHRIAVVSSLYPAASLSLLRKSGGIFYNAAVHDMDIITLLLGESIPDTVFSLGHAFCSDLWRLSSRQRGQALLIWGWCWWDQSHVLEDSHENHLSQGCSAQLQNYVASLDDVDSAMISMKFPSGAIVSLDVSQHCTRSCDQRVEVHGSQGTLRVDNQNPLGIIEHGTSVSVYSHTHADRYQEAYRRLFRHFLRALKGKEPPVIPKEQFLWSIQLAAAAEQSWRDGSAVDLRNEGRDTDAVTSIIKTEIL, encoded by the exons ATGGTGCCTTCGCCTCCTTCCTACCACAAAGCTTTGTTTCCTGCCCACCCCAGTGCCACCAGCTCCACAACCAGCACTGTGCCTGTCAGAAAAGACCAAACTCCATCTACCTCCACCAACCACACTTCTCCATTCATGACTCTTCATGGGAGAAGCCCAATAGTCCCCTCAAAACAGACTAGCCAAAGGCTTGTTATTTCAGAAGCATCCAACAGTGTGGCTTCTGGAAGTGGAGCAGGATGGTTTCATAGCAATGGGGCCTTGGGAAGCAgccttggcctggctctctttggGGTAGGGTATGGGAACAAGGCCTTGTTTCAGAGCTTAGTGGAAGAAAGCAGGTGTTGCTTGCTTTACATTGTTGAAGATCAGCTGTCTGATGTTGAGCAGGCCTTCAGATCTGACTATTTGGTGAACACCCGGGTGCTTCGAGAGCAAGATGCCGACATTGTACTTAATGATCAGCG GGTCTCTGGAGTTGTTATCTGTTCACCCCCTGAAGCAGCTTCTGAAATAGTGATGGATGCTTTGAGAGCAG GGAAAGGTGTGTTTTGCGAGAAACTTCCTACTTTGGATAGACAAATTGCTGAGATGTGTTTCGATGAAGCTAACAGATGTGGGAAACCATTAGTCTGTGGATTCTACAA GCGTTTTGATCCAGCTTTACAATTCTTGTACCAGAAAGTCCGTGAGAGCCACGCACTAGGGAGGATACATCGGATAGCTGTTGTTAGCAGCCTCTATCCGGCAGCTTCTCTCAGTTTACTAAGGAAGTCAG GAGGGATTTTTTATAATGCTGCTGTACATGACATGGACATCATTACTCTCTTGTTGGGAGAAAGCATTCCAGATACAGTCTTTTCCTTGGGACATGCATTCTGCTCAG ACTTGTGGCGTCTCTCATCCAGGCAGAGAGGCCAGGCTCTCCTCATTTGGGGCTGGTGTTGGTGGGACCAGTCACATGTACTGGAAGATTCCCATGAGAACCATCTGTCCCAAGGATGCAGTGCCCAGCTACAGAATT ATGTGGCCTCTTTGGACGACGTCGACAGCGCCATGATCAGCATGAAGTTTCCTAGCGGGGCCATCGTTAGCCTGGACGTCAGTCAGCACTGCACCAGAAGCTGCGATCAGAGAGTGGAG GTCCATGGGTCTCAAGGAACATTACGGGTCGATAATCAGAACCCCCTGGGGATTATTGAGCATGGAACCTCTGTGTCCGTGTACTCACACACGCATGCCGATCGGTACCAAGAAGCATATAGAAGACTCTTTCGACACTTTCTCAGAGCCCTTAAAG GAAAAGAACCCCCAGTCATCCCCAAAGAGCAGTTTCTCTGGAGCATTCAATTGGCTGCAGCAGCTGAGCAGTCCTGGCGGGATGGGTCGGCTGTCGACCTACGCAATGAAGGGCGAGACACAGATGCTGTGACATCGATTATTAAGACTGAAATACTGTGA